From Companilactobacillus heilongjiangensis, one genomic window encodes:
- a CDS encoding ABC transporter ATP-binding protein, which translates to MVEIDLNHIYKKYANSEEDAYAVSDFDLHIKDKEFIVFVGPSGCGKSTTLRMIAGLEDISKGELIIDGKYENDTAPKDRDIAMVFQNYALYPHMTVFNNMAFGLKLRKYEKEKIEEKVKYAAEVLGLEEYLDRKPAALSGGQRQRVALGRAIVRDAPIFLMDEPLSNLDAKLRVNMRAEIARLHQRLNTTTIYVTHDQTEAMTMADRIVVMSMGEVQQIGTPHEVYATPKNKFVAGFIGSPAMNFFEVEYKDGIIKDGQGLSLKVPEGRAKVLNEKGYNGKRVTLGLRPEDIHAEGAFEETWPESSVKCEVVVSELLGATSMLYSKIDGTEFVAIVDARDYHKPGDTVDLTFDLNKAHFFDDKTEEAIR; encoded by the coding sequence ATGGTAGAAATTGATTTAAATCACATTTATAAGAAATACGCTAACTCTGAAGAAGATGCTTATGCTGTTTCAGATTTCGATTTACATATCAAAGACAAGGAATTCATCGTCTTCGTTGGGCCATCAGGTTGTGGTAAGTCAACAACTCTTCGTATGATTGCCGGTTTGGAAGATATTTCTAAAGGTGAATTGATCATCGATGGTAAGTATGAAAATGATACAGCTCCTAAAGACCGTGATATTGCCATGGTTTTCCAAAATTATGCTTTGTATCCACATATGACTGTATTTAACAACATGGCTTTTGGTTTGAAGTTGCGTAAATACGAAAAAGAAAAGATTGAAGAAAAAGTTAAATACGCCGCTGAAGTATTGGGATTGGAAGAGTATCTTGATAGAAAACCTGCTGCTTTATCTGGTGGTCAAAGACAACGTGTTGCTTTAGGTAGAGCAATCGTTCGTGATGCACCAATTTTCCTAATGGATGAACCATTATCTAACTTGGATGCCAAATTACGTGTTAACATGCGTGCTGAAATTGCTCGACTACACCAAAGACTCAACACAACTACAATTTACGTTACCCACGATCAAACCGAAGCTATGACCATGGCCGACAGAATCGTTGTTATGTCAATGGGTGAGGTTCAACAGATCGGAACACCACATGAAGTTTATGCAACACCTAAGAACAAATTTGTTGCCGGATTTATTGGATCACCAGCAATGAATTTCTTCGAAGTTGAATATAAAGATGGCATCATTAAAGATGGACAAGGATTATCATTGAAGGTTCCTGAAGGACGTGCCAAAGTTCTTAATGAAAAAGGCTACAATGGCAAACGCGTTACTTTAGGCCTTCGTCCAGAAGATATTCACGCTGAAGGTGCTTTTGAAGAGACATGGCCTGAATCATCTGTTAAATGTGAAGTCGTCGTATCTGAATTATTGGGTGCAACTTCAATGCTTTACTCAAAGATTGACGGTACAGAATTCGTTGCAATCGTTGATGCACGTGATTATCACAAACCAGGCGATACAGTAGACTTAACTTTTGATTTGAATAAAGCACATTTCTTTGATGATAAGACAGAAGAAGCCATTAGATAA
- a CDS encoding helix-turn-helix domain-containing protein — MVGSVARFLKLYPSAKLTTEPVSNATSFNCLIAGQWINVDKRNLTEPEKFLLSLMSQEDSSKAVQNNWWHFLTGKADDIPTINKNVRIIQFEIQKNETKQNAIEWLRVFKDTFDDVVDCFLISNNSGVLIETETTSCMDKESIQQMVQLLDSDFYTKSNLYIGQFWPVDEKLPNIFESERRLFKKSIEMRDRVNNLSTVILDFLVEQNLKNTDLFKSLRDKIEIDHKTTQMIDALYRCDSNLAKTSKMLFLHRNTLLYRIEKFYEQTGFDLKDRDDLILCFLLLK, encoded by the coding sequence ATGGTGGGAAGTGTAGCAAGATTTTTAAAACTTTATCCAAGTGCAAAGTTGACGACTGAGCCAGTTTCGAATGCAACTAGTTTTAATTGTCTGATTGCCGGTCAATGGATCAACGTTGATAAGCGTAATCTAACCGAACCAGAAAAGTTTTTGTTGTCGCTGATGAGCCAAGAGGATTCCTCCAAAGCTGTTCAGAATAATTGGTGGCATTTTTTGACAGGTAAAGCTGACGACATTCCCACAATAAATAAAAATGTTAGAATCATTCAATTTGAAATCCAAAAGAATGAAACTAAGCAAAATGCCATTGAATGGTTGAGAGTATTCAAAGATACCTTTGATGATGTGGTCGATTGCTTTTTAATCAGTAATAATTCAGGAGTATTAATTGAAACAGAAACGACTAGTTGCATGGATAAAGAGAGCATCCAACAGATGGTTCAATTACTCGATTCAGATTTTTATACCAAGAGTAACCTTTACATTGGGCAGTTTTGGCCAGTCGATGAGAAGCTACCTAACATTTTTGAGAGCGAAAGACGCTTGTTTAAAAAATCAATAGAAATGAGAGACCGAGTTAATAATCTTTCGACCGTAATCTTAGATTTTCTAGTTGAGCAAAATTTGAAGAATACCGATTTGTTTAAGAGTTTACGCGATAAGATTGAAATTGATCATAAAACAACCCAAATGATCGATGCGTTATATCGCTGCGACTCTAATCTAGCAAAGACATCAAAAATGTTGTTCTTACACAGAAATACATTGCTATATCGAATTGAAAAATTTTATGAACAAACAGGATTTGATTTAAAAGACCGAGACGATTTGATTCTATGTTTCTTGCTATTGAAGTAA
- a CDS encoding endo-beta-N-acetylglucosaminidase yields MSKKGFILAAAVGMASVTLLCSSHLDYQVAQAAIGTETAFKSQGINDLGTNDFEKNPEATALFPEGLLKWSPQTDPDASYNVSNVKLAKRAQGQKVNDYQNPDAKVLSIAITNRHTAGTPSQGDSNKAVYNFTNWQYVDTLVAWAGSSGEGIIVPPSGDLTDAAHRNGVPVVGTVFFPPSVYGGKTEWVKQFVQKDKNGKFIVADKLLEMADYYGFDGWFINEETDVDEQTAHDLRDMMVYLNEHKKSSQQIIWYDAMLPSGDVTWQGALNDENSSFFQQGDKSIADKMFIDFRWTKDKLSSSNKEAFKLGRNPYDLFAGIDLQANGINSSRNPEMLLDESGKLKTSIGLYCPDWTLRDGANYDVDKYWENEQKMWTNANNDPRKVDTSQNWQGISKYVVEKTPVTQFPFVTNFNVGNGDNYYKNGQLMTSGAYNNRSIQDILPTYRWILDNAKGNKLSAKFSYKNVFNGGSSVELSGDMKNNAASYIKLYASDVKATGSESAKIVVKGEKNLELVLTDENDKKVTLDANKYDNINGWHEYGFSLSKLAGKTIKSIGLNVYGSTGENQINIGSMTFSNGQFQRINNVTGLKVQGKTVTDDMTENVRLQWDKANDDTAGYNIYQRKSNGHTTLAGTTSNNAFTITNEKRSEGVIEYIVTPKDIFNNEYSHKSATTSYTFNVLEKPEAIFSSTSTFVKAGEEVTLAAKVSPSTQSVEWEIPGAEVVSQTEKGITVKFAKAGQYSVNCKVTNAAGTTEVRKADYITVYDESAGYSVQDLTKLDGVSATEGSGFTNENEDFSHAIDGDLTTKWCDNSHENPFMIVDLGNTKTITGFELYNAATGGEDSAWNTKDYDILVSNDKQNWTTVVEHRNNTLDISKDAISKTEARYVKLFIHKAEQSGNTARIYGFKIMGVDQTGV; encoded by the coding sequence ATGTCTAAAAAGGGATTTATATTAGCTGCTGCAGTTGGTATGGCGTCAGTGACATTGCTTTGTTCGAGTCACTTGGATTACCAAGTTGCACAAGCTGCTATAGGAACTGAAACAGCTTTTAAGTCACAAGGTATTAATGATTTAGGTACTAACGATTTTGAAAAGAATCCGGAAGCCACAGCTTTATTTCCTGAGGGATTATTGAAATGGAGTCCGCAAACGGATCCGGATGCAAGTTATAATGTTTCCAATGTGAAATTGGCTAAACGTGCACAAGGTCAAAAAGTTAATGATTACCAAAATCCAGATGCAAAAGTTTTGTCAATTGCAATCACTAACCGTCATACTGCTGGAACGCCATCGCAAGGTGACAGTAACAAGGCGGTTTATAACTTCACTAACTGGCAATACGTGGATACTTTGGTTGCTTGGGCAGGTTCGTCCGGTGAGGGGATTATCGTACCGCCAAGTGGTGATTTAACCGATGCCGCGCACAGAAATGGTGTACCAGTGGTCGGGACGGTCTTTTTCCCACCTTCTGTTTATGGCGGTAAGACCGAATGGGTTAAGCAATTTGTTCAAAAAGATAAAAATGGAAAATTCATTGTCGCTGATAAATTGCTTGAAATGGCTGATTACTATGGCTTTGACGGCTGGTTTATCAATGAAGAAACTGATGTCGATGAACAAACAGCCCATGATTTACGTGATATGATGGTTTATCTAAATGAACATAAGAAATCTAGTCAGCAAATTATTTGGTATGATGCAATGTTGCCTTCTGGGGATGTGACATGGCAGGGTGCGTTGAATGATGAAAATAGTTCATTCTTCCAACAAGGTGATAAAAGTATCGCTGATAAAATGTTTATTGATTTCCGTTGGACTAAAGACAAATTGAGTTCATCTAATAAAGAAGCTTTTAAATTAGGTCGAAATCCATACGATCTTTTTGCCGGTATTGACCTGCAAGCGAACGGAATCAATAGTTCTCGCAATCCTGAAATGTTACTGGATGAAAGTGGTAAATTAAAGACTTCGATTGGTTTATATTGTCCTGATTGGACTTTGCGCGATGGTGCTAATTACGACGTCGACAAGTATTGGGAAAATGAGCAAAAGATGTGGACTAATGCCAATAACGATCCGAGAAAAGTGGATACATCGCAAAATTGGCAAGGTATTTCTAAATATGTAGTTGAGAAAACACCTGTAACCCAATTCCCATTTGTCACGAATTTCAACGTTGGTAATGGTGATAACTATTACAAGAATGGTCAGTTAATGACTTCTGGAGCGTATAACAACCGGAGTATTCAAGATATTTTACCGACATATCGTTGGATTCTTGATAATGCTAAAGGTAATAAGCTTTCCGCAAAATTCAGTTATAAGAATGTTTTCAATGGCGGATCATCTGTTGAATTATCTGGCGATATGAAGAACAATGCGGCCAGTTATATCAAACTTTACGCGTCTGATGTAAAGGCAACTGGTAGTGAATCAGCCAAGATTGTTGTTAAAGGCGAAAAGAATCTGGAATTAGTTTTGACCGATGAAAATGATAAAAAGGTCACGTTGGATGCTAATAAATACGATAATATCAATGGTTGGCACGAATACGGATTTAGTTTGTCCAAATTGGCCGGCAAAACAATTAAGTCGATTGGTTTAAATGTTTATGGATCAACTGGTGAAAACCAAATCAATATCGGTTCAATGACATTTAGCAATGGTCAGTTCCAAAGAATAAATAATGTAACCGGTTTGAAAGTTCAAGGTAAGACAGTTACAGACGATATGACAGAAAACGTTCGTTTGCAGTGGGATAAAGCCAATGATGACACTGCCGGTTACAATATTTATCAACGAAAATCTAATGGTCACACCACATTAGCCGGAACGACCTCAAATAATGCTTTCACAATCACGAATGAAAAACGTTCAGAAGGCGTCATTGAATATATCGTTACACCAAAAGATATATTCAATAATGAATATTCTCATAAATCAGCCACAACAAGCTATACATTTAACGTCCTAGAAAAACCCGAGGCAATATTTAGTTCCACTTCAACCTTTGTGAAAGCAGGTGAAGAAGTCACTTTGGCAGCCAAAGTATCACCATCAACGCAAAGTGTCGAATGGGAAATACCAGGTGCTGAAGTGGTTTCTCAAACTGAAAAAGGCATTACCGTTAAGTTTGCTAAAGCTGGTCAATATTCAGTCAATTGTAAAGTAACGAATGCGGCTGGAACAACGGAAGTCAGAAAAGCTGATTACATCACAGTGTATGACGAATCAGCAGGATATAGTGTTCAAGATTTGACGAAATTGGATGGTGTCAGTGCAACTGAAGGTTCAGGGTTCACCAATGAGAATGAAGATTTTTCACACGCAATAGATGGTGATTTAACAACTAAGTGGTGTGATAATTCGCATGAAAATCCGTTCATGATAGTAGATCTAGGCAATACAAAGACGATTACAGGTTTCGAACTTTACAATGCAGCAACAGGTGGCGAAGATAGTGCTTGGAATACGAAAGATTACGATATTTTGGTAAGTAATGACAAGCAAAATTGGACGACTGTTGTTGAACACAGGAATAATACTTTAGATATTAGTAAAGATGCTATTTCAAAAACAGAAGCTCGTTATGTGAAACTGTTTATTCATAAAGCAGAGCAATCAGGCAATACAGCCAGAATTTATGGATTCAAAATTATGGGTGTTGATCAAACCGGAGTTTAG
- a CDS encoding ABC transporter permease, whose product MENDVNPEGPKPTAPAKRKKEGFFYNVFHNGPFLLFALPGAIWMIFFFYIPVFANVVAFKEFHFSPDGFLASLMQSKWVGFENFKFLFTSDAAWLITKNTILYNLGFISLNLVISVFFAIVMSELRHKRLVKVYQTSMLLPYFLSWVIIGYFVMAFLNPDKGLLNMMMHTDINWYAEPKYWPFILLFIGTWKGIGYNSILYFATVMGIDPTYYEAATVDGASKWQQIKNITIPQLVPLMTLMTILAVGNIFRADFGLFYQVPQNSGALYNVTSVLDTYIFNGLTSTGDIGMSSAASLYQSVVGCVLLVSTNALVRKLDGDSALF is encoded by the coding sequence ATGGAGAATGACGTAAATCCAGAAGGACCAAAACCAACTGCACCAGCTAAACGCAAGAAGGAAGGTTTCTTCTACAATGTATTCCATAATGGACCATTTCTACTGTTTGCTTTACCGGGTGCCATTTGGATGATCTTCTTCTTTTATATTCCTGTTTTTGCTAACGTAGTAGCATTCAAGGAGTTCCATTTTTCACCAGATGGATTTTTAGCCAGTTTAATGCAGAGTAAGTGGGTGGGCTTTGAAAACTTCAAATTCCTATTTACTTCAGATGCTGCCTGGTTGATCACTAAGAATACGATTTTGTATAACTTAGGATTTATTTCCTTAAACTTGGTTATCTCAGTATTCTTCGCCATCGTTATGAGTGAATTAAGACATAAGAGATTGGTTAAAGTTTACCAAACATCAATGCTTTTGCCTTACTTCTTATCATGGGTTATCATCGGATACTTTGTAATGGCATTCTTAAACCCAGATAAAGGTTTGCTAAACATGATGATGCACACCGACATTAACTGGTATGCGGAACCTAAGTATTGGCCATTTATCTTGCTATTCATTGGGACGTGGAAAGGTATCGGGTATAACAGTATTTTGTACTTTGCGACTGTTATGGGTATCGATCCAACATACTATGAAGCCGCTACCGTTGATGGTGCAAGCAAGTGGCAACAAATTAAGAACATTACGATTCCACAACTAGTTCCATTGATGACCTTGATGACAATCTTGGCTGTTGGTAATATCTTCCGTGCCGACTTCGGTTTGTTCTATCAAGTCCCACAGAACTCAGGAGCTCTATATAACGTAACCTCAGTTCTTGATACATATATCTTTAACGGATTAACATCTACCGGTGACATTGGTATGTCCAGTGCAGCCAGTCTTTATCAGTCAGTTGTTGGATGTGTCCTCTTAGTTTCAACCAACGCACTTGTTAGAAAACTTGATGGCGATTCAGCACTATTCTAG
- a CDS encoding carbohydrate ABC transporter permease has protein sequence MNKKKKKIDSVSVHSFSKGADLFFNIIVAIFAISCLIPLFFVVVISLTDENALATYGYRLWPKVWSFAGYRYLATMGVELLRSLWVSILVTVVGTLINSTFTSTYAYAISRNTFKYRRFFTVFCLITMLFSPGMVANYIVVTNFLHLKDTLWALILPMAVSPFNIIVMRTFFKRQVSESIIESARIDGASELRIFTQIVIPLAVPGIATISLFAALGYWNDWFNALLYIQSDNLIPLQYLLMKIQANIEMLSASSGMGSQFGGSLLAIPKEATRMAMVVIATLPIAVSYPFFQKYFVRGLTIGGVKE, from the coding sequence ATTAATAAGAAGAAAAAGAAAATTGATAGCGTTTCAGTTCACTCCTTTAGTAAAGGTGCTGATTTATTCTTCAATATAATTGTTGCGATATTCGCTATCTCATGTTTGATTCCATTGTTCTTCGTTGTGGTAATTTCATTGACAGACGAAAATGCTTTGGCAACATATGGTTACAGACTCTGGCCGAAAGTTTGGAGTTTTGCAGGTTACAGATATCTTGCAACTATGGGTGTAGAGTTACTTAGATCACTCTGGGTATCCATCTTAGTTACAGTTGTTGGTACATTGATCAACTCAACATTCACATCAACTTATGCCTATGCAATTTCAAGAAACACTTTTAAATATCGTCGTTTCTTCACGGTTTTCTGTTTGATCACGATGTTGTTCTCACCTGGTATGGTTGCTAACTATATCGTTGTAACTAACTTCTTGCACTTGAAAGATACACTTTGGGCTTTGATATTGCCAATGGCCGTCAGTCCATTCAATATCATAGTTATGCGGACATTCTTTAAACGACAAGTTTCTGAATCAATTATCGAATCAGCCCGTATCGATGGTGCGAGTGAATTAAGAATCTTTACGCAAATCGTTATTCCACTAGCAGTACCTGGTATCGCAACAATCAGTTTGTTCGCTGCCTTAGGATACTGGAATGATTGGTTCAACGCCTTGCTATATATCCAAAGCGACAACTTGATTCCATTGCAATACTTATTGATGAAGATTCAAGCAAATATCGAAATGCTTTCGGCAAGTTCTGGTATGGGTTCACAATTTGGTGGCAGTTTACTAGCAATTCCGAAGGAAGCAACAAGAATGGCCATGGTTGTTATTGCCACATTACCAATCGCAGTCAGCTATCCATTCTTCCAGAAATACTTTGTCCGTGGTCTAACCATCGGTGGTGTTAAGGAATAA
- a CDS encoding ABC transporter substrate-binding protein, with protein sequence MKKWVKRVVGLSLLAVTAVGLTACGSKKSASDNGTPTLLMYQIGDKPKNYDKLIANTNKVLEKKAGAKLKIQYIGWGDYKQKMSVIVSSGEKYDIAKADNYAVNAQKGAYTDLTSMLPKYAKSAYEGLDPAYIKGNKIDGKLYAMPINSNVYSTQVISFNKKYLDKYNINVDNIKSYDDLEDAFNQFHSQNKKVLTFSTGPNLRIGSNLDFAIDQNYPFAVNAVDNGKKIINPYDDPAYVATLKKFHEYYKKGYIAKDAATDNTDRPLSGDTWFARQETQGPFDYGDHQLSQTAGQEIVSRAISPAIKSTAQAQMYNYVVSNNSDNKEKAVKVLGVMNSDPEVLNGLVYGEKGEAWKYVEDDKRVELLKGYKEGYHSAPWQTGDNNKITPTKNITDEMIQTRIQDTKDAITSPILGFQFKTKNVKTELTNISNVMNKYLAGLQTGTSDPETTIPKMNKELKKAGYDKVQKEMQSQYDSFLKDQK encoded by the coding sequence ATGAAAAAATGGGTTAAACGTGTCGTAGGATTGTCACTTTTAGCTGTCACAGCTGTAGGATTAACAGCTTGTGGATCAAAGAAATCAGCCAGTGACAATGGCACACCAACATTGTTAATGTATCAAATTGGTGATAAACCAAAGAATTACGATAAGTTGATTGCCAACACGAATAAGGTTCTTGAGAAAAAGGCCGGAGCTAAGTTGAAGATTCAATATATCGGCTGGGGTGATTACAAGCAAAAGATGTCAGTTATCGTTTCATCTGGTGAAAAGTATGATATTGCCAAAGCTGATAACTATGCGGTTAATGCTCAAAAAGGTGCATATACTGATTTAACATCAATGCTACCTAAGTACGCTAAATCAGCTTATGAAGGCTTAGATCCAGCTTATATCAAAGGTAACAAGATTGACGGTAAGCTTTATGCAATGCCAATCAACTCCAATGTTTATTCAACACAAGTTATCTCATTTAATAAAAAATACTTAGACAAGTACAACATTAATGTTGATAACATCAAGTCATACGATGATTTGGAAGATGCATTTAATCAATTCCATTCTCAAAACAAGAAAGTTTTAACATTCTCAACTGGTCCTAATTTACGTATCGGTTCTAACCTTGATTTTGCAATCGACCAAAACTATCCATTTGCAGTTAATGCGGTTGATAACGGTAAGAAGATCATTAACCCCTATGATGACCCAGCTTATGTAGCAACATTGAAGAAGTTCCACGAATACTACAAGAAGGGCTACATTGCTAAAGATGCAGCGACTGACAACACAGACCGCCCATTGAGTGGTGACACATGGTTCGCTAGACAAGAAACACAAGGACCATTCGATTACGGTGACCACCAATTATCACAAACAGCTGGACAAGAAATTGTTTCAAGAGCCATTAGTCCTGCAATCAAGTCAACAGCTCAAGCACAAATGTACAACTATGTTGTAAGTAACAACTCTGACAATAAAGAAAAAGCAGTTAAAGTTCTTGGCGTTATGAACAGTGACCCAGAAGTTCTAAACGGTTTGGTTTACGGTGAAAAAGGTGAAGCTTGGAAGTATGTTGAAGACGACAAACGTGTTGAACTACTTAAAGGCTACAAAGAAGGTTACCATTCAGCACCATGGCAAACAGGTGATAACAACAAGATCACACCTACAAAGAATATAACTGATGAAATGATTCAAACACGTATCCAAGATACAAAAGATGCCATCACATCTCCAATCCTTGGATTCCAATTCAAGACAAAGAACGTTAAGACTGAATTGACAAATATTTCAAATGTTATGAACAAGTATCTAGCCGGTCTACAAACTGGTACATCAGATCCAGAAACAACAATTCCTAAGATGAACAAAGAATTGAAGAAAGCTGGATATGACAAGGTACAAAAGGAAATGCAATCACAATATGATTCATTCCTAAAGGACCAAAAATAG
- a CDS encoding DUF624 domain-containing protein, with protein sequence MVSQAVQQLFIKAYTIIKLNLLFWALSFAGGLVLGIGPSLMVVNELFFDNGYDYGQMTWKKAWKLFKQNFSIGNRLFYSFFAVAFILSYSLFLSVQVPGLLFIVIDFIIAIVLLAIICIYAYTLNIKAGFDINVINSFKLACAHYFFNFFDNLKQLLGLIVILGITYKFLGLILFATVSLIVIYTQFVGQNWIKHVDELN encoded by the coding sequence ATGGTTTCCCAAGCTGTTCAACAATTGTTTATTAAAGCGTATACGATCATTAAATTAAATCTATTGTTCTGGGCATTAAGCTTTGCCGGAGGACTGGTTCTCGGTATTGGACCAAGTTTGATGGTTGTGAATGAACTGTTCTTTGATAATGGATATGACTATGGTCAAATGACTTGGAAAAAAGCGTGGAAATTGTTCAAGCAGAATTTTTCAATTGGGAATAGGTTATTCTACTCATTTTTCGCGGTAGCATTTATACTAAGTTATAGTTTGTTCTTATCAGTTCAAGTGCCCGGTTTGCTATTTATTGTAATCGATTTCATCATCGCGATTGTGCTATTAGCTATCATCTGCATTTATGCTTACACATTGAATATTAAAGCTGGTTTCGATATCAATGTTATCAACAGTTTCAAGTTGGCCTGTGCACATTATTTCTTCAATTTCTTCGACAACTTGAAACAGTTGCTTGGTTTGATAGTTATTTTAGGAATTACTTACAAGTTCCTCGGATTGATTCTTTTCGCAACAGTCAGTCTGATAGTAATTTATACACAATTTGTCGGTCAAAACTGGATTAAGCATGTGGACGAGTTGAATTAA
- a CDS encoding sensor histidine kinase: MIDNHYNLQKLMTFYIKVMVITITLFAVLMSAFRIVDIYVEKDQTLDEGINRSSAIVESQQNQVDNLTKNINQSQDRVANLEAFFRMNPEDYLDYSQDHSSSSYFYYLPNQVSDFLRNSKATKVTLSLNQEAESISMNSQNLSGKKVAAKETVSKGLYYGTSLINDSTYQPYGSVIVNFGPHALNTSLNQAHNSSGMQLFVVTSVGRIRYSYHPELLTVAKKSLINNPKQGKSLIHSLEDRYFVKTQKADNQDDIVALVPKYVVYRKIVLTILFFILLAVIVDFFLWWTLKYVFHNYTLHLESMTKAMEKVSGGDLKTRIPVPSEEGELNTLATGVNDMLDAIDQYVLQIYQLELAQKDANMKALQSQINPHFLYNTLEYIRMYAINEGQTELADVVFNFASLLRNNISQESTVTLEKEFEFAEKYIYLYQMRFPDQLGYQLNLADELKELRVPKFIVQPLVENYFKHGIDLERFDNAIHIKARRKANTVLISVSDNGTPMTSEQLEKLNGKLSAQGNDLVKGDMSIGLMNVKARMTGAFGNDFEMKVMNNDFGGVTVTMQIFLEG; this comes from the coding sequence ATGATTGATAATCATTACAATCTTCAAAAGTTAATGACGTTTTACATTAAGGTAATGGTAATCACCATTACCTTATTTGCGGTTTTGATGTCTGCTTTCAGAATCGTTGATATTTATGTTGAAAAGGATCAGACGTTGGATGAGGGTATCAATCGTAGTTCGGCAATTGTCGAATCGCAGCAGAATCAAGTTGATAATTTAACGAAAAATATCAATCAGAGTCAGGATCGAGTCGCTAACTTGGAAGCTTTTTTCCGAATGAATCCGGAAGATTATCTAGATTACAGTCAAGATCATTCCAGTAGCAGTTACTTCTATTATTTGCCCAATCAAGTATCTGATTTCTTGAGAAATAGTAAGGCTACAAAGGTGACGTTGTCGTTAAATCAAGAGGCTGAGTCGATTAGTATGAATTCACAGAATCTCAGTGGAAAAAAGGTTGCAGCCAAAGAAACTGTTTCAAAAGGATTGTACTATGGCACATCACTGATCAATGATTCGACATATCAACCTTACGGCTCAGTTATTGTAAATTTTGGTCCGCATGCTTTGAATACTTCACTGAATCAGGCACATAACAGTTCAGGGATGCAGCTGTTTGTTGTCACGAGTGTGGGAAGAATCAGATATAGTTATCACCCTGAACTTTTAACGGTGGCAAAGAAGAGTTTGATTAATAATCCTAAGCAAGGTAAAAGTCTGATTCATTCGCTGGAGGATAGGTATTTTGTGAAGACACAAAAAGCCGATAACCAAGATGATATTGTGGCTTTGGTGCCCAAATATGTGGTGTATCGGAAGATAGTTTTGACTATTTTATTCTTCATATTGTTGGCTGTTATCGTTGACTTTTTCTTATGGTGGACGTTGAAATATGTTTTCCATAACTACACGTTACATTTGGAATCGATGACTAAGGCGATGGAAAAAGTTTCTGGGGGCGATTTGAAGACGAGAATTCCCGTTCCTAGTGAAGAGGGCGAGCTGAATACATTGGCTACCGGAGTCAACGACATGTTGGATGCGATTGACCAATATGTTTTGCAGATATATCAATTGGAATTGGCGCAAAAAGATGCCAATATGAAGGCTTTACAATCACAGATAAATCCACATTTCTTATATAATACTCTCGAGTACATTCGGATGTACGCAATCAATGAAGGTCAGACGGAACTAGCTGATGTGGTGTTTAATTTTGCCAGTTTATTGAGGAATAACATTAGTCAGGAAAGTACGGTCACATTGGAGAAAGAGTTTGAGTTTGCGGAAAAGTATATTTATCTTTATCAGATGCGTTTTCCAGATCAGTTAGGTTATCAGCTTAATTTGGCGGATGAGTTGAAAGAGTTGCGTGTACCTAAGTTTATCGTTCAGCCATTGGTTGAAAATTACTTTAAGCATGGTATCGATCTAGAACGTTTCGACAATGCAATTCATATTAAGGCTCGAAGAAAAGCCAATACCGTTCTGATTTCAGTTTCCGACAATGGGACACCGATGACTTCTGAACAGTTGGAGAAACTCAACGGAAAATTGTCGGCACAGGGGAATGATTTGGTAAAAGGTGATATGTCGATTGGATTGATGAATGTTAAAGCCCGCATGACTGGAGCATTTGGAAATGATTTTGAAATGAAAGTTATGAACAACGACTTTGGTGGGGTCACAGTAACGATGCAGATATTTTTGGAGGGGTAA